The sequence AGAGCAGGTTCTTGTTACTTTCCTTACCCCATTTTATTAAGAGTTTCCCTCTCTTCTGTCAAAgactctcattatttattttcttgagatttGAGCTTTTAGTCTtggagagagagggggagagagaggaaGGGAGGAACCAAACATCAAGATAGAGAGGCTAACATTAGTACGTCCAGGAAGCAAATCAACAATTTTTATCAAGAATTTATCTCTTCTAcataacaagcaaggtatttcatttcaagaaataatgagtttttttctttattttaacgCTTCAAGCTTATGAAATGTCataaataaatactattttgcagatattcttgataAAGTCCTACAGAGTTTCAGTAGTAGAGGCTACATTTCtcgttttgaataaaaaaaagaaggacgTCTATTGATTGATTAAACCATCTATTTTagcttgatattattatatgtgCTTTCCTATATAGTGTTTTCAATTTCCATTTGTAAATCAGCATAAATCAgtttagaatttatttaatccCTGGTGCCTGTTTGTGTACCACATGAGGTTGAAGTTGAGAGCTTAAAGATTGTAGACAAATCAAAGTTTTCAGTGGTGCTTTATGTGTGCAAAATATGTTGTTCaaactaaataatttaagaaGACTGACTTCCGAATCCATGTATGGTCACAGGATGGAATCAGGGAAAGATGGAATTGTGAGGTGAGAAGACAGAGTAGAGAAAATGGCAGAGTCGGCGGTGAGCCTTGTCGTTAATAAATTGCTTCCGTTGCTAACACAAGAAGTGAAACTATTGAAAGGCGTCCATGATGAATTGGTTGATGTCAAAGATGAATTGGAAGTCATTCGTGCTTTCCTGAAAGATGCAGATTCAAAGGCTGAGAAAGAAGGCATCGGTGAGGGTGTGAAAGTACTGGTAAATCAAATAAGAGACGAAGCTCATCACATTGAAGATGTCATCGATGATTACGTGTTGCATGTGGCAAGACATCCTGATCACCGACATGGACTCCTACGTCGTATTGCTTCTTTGATTAAATCACTCAGTTCGCGTCATGAGATAGCATCAGAGATTAAAGACATCAAATCAGCACTTCTAGATATCAAGAGTAGAAGTCAAACATTCCAATTCATTTCTTCAAATCAGGGAGCATCAAGCAGCAACAGCAATGCAGGAAGAGGTTTAATGGATCACCCTCGAATGAGTTCTCTTTTCATTGAAGAAGCTGAGCTTGTTGGGATTGAAACTCCAAGAGATGAATTGATAAGCTACTTATTAAGTGGAGTTTCTCAGAGGACAGTGATCGCAGTGGTTGGAATGGGAGGTGTGGGAAAAACCACAGTGGCCAGGAAAGTATATGACAGCCACAGGGTGAAAGAGCACTTCCAATACCATGCTTGGATCACTGTGTCTCAATCATATGATAACAGGGAGCTACTACGGAGCATTCTGAAGAGATTCTATGAAGTGAAAAATAAGCCTTTTCCTGATAGAATTGTTacaatggaggaggaggagttgATCAAGGAGATTAGAGAATATTTAGGACAAGAACGATACCTGGTTGTATTTGATGATGTATGGGAAATTAGCTTTTGGGGAAACATGGAGCATGCATTGTTAGATCATGATAATGGCAGTAGAATATTGGCCACAACAAGGAATGAGGATGTTGCTAATTTTAGCAGAGGATCTTCATTGGTTCATGTCTATCATATAGAACCTTTACCTCAAAAGGAGGCGTGGGAACTCTTCTGCAATAAAGCATTCAGGTTTGAGTTTAAAGGGCAATGTCCAAACGATCTGGAGGGATTGTCACAGGACATTGTTAGAAGATGTGGAGGATTGCCACTGGCAATTGTGGCTGTTAGTGGACTTCTAGCAACCAAAGAAAAGAGCATTCTAGAATGGAAAAAAGTTCTCAGTGGCCTTGGTGGTTCTGCAATGGTGAGTGATCCATACATTGATAGTGTCACTAAGATTCTATCTCTCAGCTATGGTGATCTGCCTTACCACCTCAAatcttgtttcttatattttggcATGTTTCCTGAAGATTTTTCCATTGAGCATGGAAGAATAATTCGATTATGGGTGGCTGAGggttttgtagaaaaaaaaccaGGCATGACACTAAAGGACGTTGGAGAAGAATACTTCATTGAACTCGTTCGTCGAAGTTTGGTTCAAGTGGATAAAGTTTTTCACGGAGTTCCCTCAACATGTCATGTTCATGATATGGTCCGTGACGTCATTCTTTCCAAGTCAGAGGAACTGAGTTTCTGCCATATTTCCAGCAgttgctcaacttttcaaggcaTGGCACGACATCTCTCCATAAGCAACAGAGGAAGCAACACTCCAAAGAGTAGCACCAAGTCTCAAACTCGCTCTATTATGGTCTTTGACGAAGCAAAGCTGCAGAAGGCCACAATTTCAGTGATACTTGCAAAATTCAAGCTTTTGACTACATTAGATTTTGAAAACTGTCCTATAGATCACCTTCCCAAAGAACTTGGAAATTTGCTACATCTAAGGTatttaaacttgagaaaaaCCAAAGTAGCAAAACTTCCAAAATCAATAAGAAAGCTGCATAACCTGGAATCTTTAGATTTGAGATATTCTTTCGTGGAAGAGTTGCCAGTTAAGATCAGTAATTTCCCTAAATTGCAACATCTTTTGGCTGAAGATAAGAAGACTCGGGCATTGAAGATAAAAGGCAGCATTAAGCATTTGAAGTTCTTAGAAACATTGTCTAAAATTAATGTGGATGACAATGTGAGCTTGATCAATGACGGCCTGCAAGTGTCAACGGAATTGAAGACATTGGGTATCAGAAATTTGAAAAGGGAACATGGGAGGTATCTATGCACTGCATTGGAGAAGATGAATCACCTGCGGTTGCTACTTGTTTGTTCAATAAATCCCACGAATGAAGTTCTTGAATTGCAATCGCTGTCTTCTCCTCCTCTTGAGCTGCGAAGTATCTGGCTTGAGGGCCAATTAGAAAGGTTACCAAATTGGATTTCCAAAATACACAATCTGGCTGAACTGAGATTGAGTTTCACAAACTTGACGGATGATTCCTTTGAAGTCCTTCAAGCTCTGCCCAATCTAAATCGTCTTGGACTCGTATGTGCATACAATGGAGAGAAGATGCATTTTGAAGGAGGAGGGTTTCAGAAACTCAAGTCTCTGTATCTTGTAGGCTTGAGTAATTTGAAGGAAATGTTAATAGACGAAGGAGCATTGCCACTTCTTGAAAAGCTACAGATGGGACCTTGCCCAAAACTGAAGGAAGTGCCTTCTGGATTTAAGTACTTGAGATATCTCAAAGATTTATCATTCACAGGGATGACAAATGAGTTCACTCAAAGGTTGTCACAGCAAGAATCAGAGAAAGTGAGCCATGTACCAATTATCCGACATGATGGTGCTTACGATCCCACTGACGAAGGATCTTATGAAGCATGGGTGGAGCGATATTTCAGACGAGTAGGAATCAAAATGACCTAATATTTTTTGAGGTTACAGGTATGCTGCATCCCTCTAGATCTTACTTCTTTAACAAGGTACCAATTTGTTTTGGCAACTGCCAAGTTGATCGATGATCTTAGAATAACGTTTGCTATTTCTCCATGTATGTTGTTGCTTGGGATCTGGACATTTTTCAGGACTTCAGACAATCAATGAACCTCAGAGCAATGCGAAGTCAGCCCTGCTATGAAAGCTGGTGAGAAGATATGAACGCGATAGATGTGTTTGTTTAATGTTTATGGGGAGACACACCTATTTAGTAAAACCTGTTTTGAGCTTGTTAATTTGTTTCGAGAGTTGATATCTGTGGCATGTAGAAGTTTAAGAAATATCTGGATATGCATGTGTTATTACCATATGGCATTTCTGAAGTTCCTGGACCTCAAATCAGGTTTGATTGTAGTGACCCACTCACCATGGCTTACCTTCAATTCATACCTATGCTTCAGATAATAATGAAATTCAGAAATCAGTAATTGATTAGAAACGGCCTCGTTCTGGTTGATTGATCAAATAACATCTTGGTTATCATTCAGGTTGATTGATCAAATCCATTCCAAGAAATTATTATGATACTCAGGctgtaattatcaatatttacaGCATAGACGAGATATATCCGAGCTCATATCTTTCTcctcttcaaaaattatttttttaattctctctctctctcttatttctctcAACTCTGTTTATCTCTCCTATATTGCACGCACTGATGATTATAACTTGAGCAACATAGAGTTTCTCGCTTGGTGAGTGATTTAGCATGTAATTTAAGTTTTAACCAGTCACGTGACCCGCACTCTATAGTCTATACCGCAGGCcggcaaaaaaaaattcagcagaAAAAAATTGAGCATCAAGAAACCGCAAGTTCatttttgaaaagcaagaaaaaatcatgattcgacacaaaagaaaaattgatccaaATAAACTCAAGTGTATTTTTTAAGATGTAATCCATGCATGATGGCGTGataagtttttaagaaaaaaatatattaaaatattaaataaaaaaaaaatccataaaaaaaaaaaaacaaaatcacttgAGTTAACTTATTCAACTTGTTGTTTTTATCATGATCCAGTGTAGCCCAAccagaaaaaattattattcttaatttttaatcaatccaatattaaataataaatttaaaaaaaatatttgacaaaaaacCTCAAGACAAAAAAGGAAATAACATTGATTGATTAAAGGgttgaatatttaaaatcaaacattttacaaaataaaaaaaattaaaacaaaaacccaaaaaaaaaaaaaagcgaagaATATCGAATCTGAAACCAAAACAATCTGCGGTGAAATTGAATCACCATCCACCTACGCCAAATGATTCAAATGGAGAAAATGCAGAGGGTCACATAGACATGGACATATTCTATGTAAGCTTTGGAGCATCTTACACAATTGTGGTGTTGGTAATTGCAGCAGTTCTGTGCATAAATCCATACTGGCGACGCGTATAGTTTCATCCATCAAAGTGCATTAGACTTTCTACTATTTTGTCTTGGACAGCAGTCATAACCTTTCCAGCTTCAGATGGCAGTAGGGTCTGTGCACTTCATTTCCTCCTGCAATCTCCAGATGTTTTCGGAATGCTTTGACAACTAATTTGTTTGAattgtgattttaaatttttaactgcGTGATGCTGAAATTTGTTGAAGCAATGCAAGAAAAGACAACGGGTTCTAATCTTCTATTATCCATGAACTGCTCTCCCAGTAAACAGACATTACTGATACAGATTCATGTCACAAGTCCCCAACAAGCCTCACTCTTGGAGCTTAATGCAAAATCAACgacaaaaaattgtttattttttattcattcacaTGATTGATGCATTAAAGAACTCGCTTCTTGTTTTGTATATCTGGAAACCTTGAACATTTACTCAAATCCATGCCACAACATTTACTAAAAATCTATGCTATTGGGAAAGCAGTCATTTCTAGAACGAATCTCTCAATCATTTTCAGAGTCGGCATCAAAGATATACAAGTATGGAACTACAGGGTTGTGTTCAATAGATTCTCCTGCAGCCTCAGTGGTTTTTGGAGTGTTCCAACCCATTTGCTGCAGGTAGACTTCATCATAGGCTTCAATGTTCAAACCTGAAGCAAGAAACAATTCCAACTCTATCACGAATCGATCTGTTTTTGCTGTTAGAAAAGGCCTCGCTGCATTAGATACTACAGCCTTGAACTCTTCTTGTTTCATTTCAGGTGTTTTTGTTTGACGCATGTGTTCATTTCTACCAAAAACCAAGAGTTAGATTAAGTGATTTAGCTAATTGCGTGCAATAGATACAAGGACCTAGTGGCATAAAAATTACCTGCTAAAGAATGAATTGACCGTACCAAGAATATGATATAGAATGACTTCAATATCCTCTTCCTATGTACACaaaataatagaagaaaaaagtcAGCCATGATTATCAACAGACCACATAGGACTCTAAAAAGGGTTATACTAACAACTAATAATATTCCAAGTTCATAAAACAGAGACCATCATCTGTAAATGGGGTAGCTTAGACACATGGAGgttctcctttttgtttttgtttttttacccttttccttTAGGCATCTTTCTACACACCGAACAATTACTGACAATaaccaaaatttttaatcaacaatGTTTGCAAATACCAGATTTCACAGGAAAGTGTTGCTCAGTCATATAGTCTACAATTAAGAATGTACAAATATGTCAACGGATGTACATCCAAGAAAGTATCTCCACTAATTGTTTGCCATTGACAGGTCATTTACAATGGCAGCAAATCATCTTTGTGTCCAAGAAACTCAACtgacttattaaaaaaaaacagaaagaaagaaacaattttTAAGTCATGATACTCTTACATTGAAACAATAACCATAAAGAAAACACCAGAGGAAAACTCCATTTAGAAAAGTTGGGAGCAGACCTGTGACTTGAATCACAGATGAATATAACAGGGCAGTTGTCATTAATCGCTCATTGCAGAAACAAAACTCTTAATGGATCTCATTCGATCATAAATGTAGACAAACTAGCAGATCTCAACAGGTTTTCTTTCACGCACTGTTTGAAGCAAAACTCAAATGACCTCAACCTCAGAAGCCTAAGCACTATAAATTTTAGGTGCAAACTTGGTAGCCATTCAAATCCACACACATTCGAATTCCTAATCTAGCAGAAAACAGCATAAAACTTCATTGAAATGTCAAAAGATCCTGgcacaagataaaagaaaataaaacaaaatccataaGGATAGCTTCCAATCAGAATTCCAATACAATCCCAATAGACAAACAATCCAGAAAGACCAAAGAAATTAGAATCTTGCAGAAATCAGTATACACCTTCAATCAATCTCAAGTTCTCCACCTAAAAGTATAAACTTCCAAAGGGAATCTTCAAATCAACATTTCAAACAATCCCAATACAAAATGAATCCCAATTAACACCAATGAAAAGCCAAATATTCAAAGTCACAATACTCATCTTCACATAATCTCAAAGGGTATCTCTCGACCAACAGTTCAAAAATCCCGATACAAAAACATGTCCAAAAAAACTACCTTCATGCATATTCAGCACAAGACAacatcaatcaataaaaaaaaaatggagactAATAATTAAAGTACATAAAAAAATGGAGACTAATAATTAAAGTAAATGTATTAAAGCAGAGCTCTTTTACCAGTGGAAGGGTGAACTTGAATGGAAACATAGGTGTATAGATCAATGGATGCAGCAACAGCAGTGGATCCATGAACAACTGCATGTTCACCAGAAAGAATTATTTTTCCTGGAGCTCTTGCTTTCACTTCCATTTTGGTTTCTTCAAGAATCTTGGGCTAGCAATGATACACCATTGGCTAATTCTTATTGGTACTGTAAGAGTACCATAAGATGTGGAGATTTATAAAGATCCATTAGTTGTTTTGATTGACAAATTGAGAAAGTCAACTATAGGCATCAGCCAGTCCTTGAGTGTGGCTGCAAAGacactaatttatttaaaaaaccactaatttatttattttagccttatttatttatttatttatttatttttgcttaatcTTTCCACTaattcaaccctttttttttcttaccaatgatttcataaataaaataacgtGGGGTTTCTATGCTTataaaatgcataaaataacTATTGATTGAAAAATAGTCCTTCTAGAGCATTATTTTTGgcttaaatatgatttttattgtattaattattatgattttaaaaaatatatagattcaGCCATACTTAggattccattattttttataaccccTTTAGGGGATTTTATACTTATTGCATTTGTAGTATTTGACAAGGGTTTCAgccttgtttttcaaataagataaagCATATGAAATCAGTATGAAAAAatctccaacaaaaaaaaaaagaaaaaaaaaagtgaaatttcaaaattgttcCAAAATTCCCTTTATTGTTTAAACacaagtttttatatatattaatgtgttTAGTGTTAATGGTAATAAGATAGATGCTCATGGAAACAATTCAACTGCAGCTGTAAGCGAGCAACGTGGAAACCAACATGGAAACGAATTAGCTCTCATGGAAACAAATCAATTGCAGCAATCAGCCAGCAACATGGAAACAAATTAAAGAGACGTTAGCTAATTAGAATCACCAGCAACAATGGAAACAAACCAACTCTCATGGTaacaaaacaacagaaagaGACGTAGGCTTGTTATGGAAATaaatcaacagcagcagcaatgaAGTTTATGACAGGAACCAGAAAGAGAAAAAGACGTTGGATTGTTATGGAAATAGATCAGCTAAGAATTAGGCAAGTCAATGTATCCAAATTAAGCAACTTGTGATGTTATAAAAAACAGCAGCTCATATAGAATAATAAGTTGTATATGTAAATTGAAAAGAGAGAACAGAGTTTGCTGGAATGAGTTGAGTTTTATTGATCACAtcacgtgtatatatatatacaagagcATTTACAGTCATTCCAATGGATTAGGAATCAATTGCTTACTGTCCTGCAATTTATCTTCCTAGAGAATCAGTTTTATAGTAGGAATCCTAAAGTATACATGTTACCTATTCCTAATAGGATTcttaacactccccctcaagttggagagtGGATATCCTGCACTCCCAACTTGTAGACCATAGGAACAAAATTTTCTTTCCCCAAGGGCTTGGTAAAGATGTCTGCCAATTGATGTTCGGAGTTTACATGTCTTGTTATCACAGAACCGTCTTGGACTTTGTCTCTAATATAATGGCAATCCATCTCGATATGTCTCGTGCGCTCATGAAAGACTGGGTTGGCTGCAATATGCAGTGCAACCTTGTTATCACAGTATAACAAAGCAGGTTCATGATGTAAAAGGCCTAAATCCCTCAAAAGGCATCGGAGCCATGTCAACTCACAACATGCTCCAGTCATCGCACGATACTCTGCTTCTGCAGAGGAGAGTGAAACTGTTTTCTGTCGTTTTGATCTCCAAGATATCAATGAAGGGCCAAGGAACACACAGTACCCTGTGGTAGATCTCCTAGTTAATGGACAGCCTGCCCAATCTGAGTCTGAATAAGCCCTCAATTTGAAATCAGTGTTTGAGGAAAAGAACAGGCCTTGACCAGGCGCACCCTTCAGGTATCGGACAACCCGAAGGGCTGCTTCCATATGGAGCTTTCGGGGTTGGTGCATAAATCTACTCAAAACATGCACAGCATAGGTGATATCTGGTCTTGAAACAGTCAAATAAATCAATCTTCCAACAAGTCTCCTAAATCGACCCGGGTCTTTGAGCAAATCACTCTTGTCCGACAATTTTAACCCACGTTCCATGGGTGTATCAACAGGGGTTGCACCCAATAACCCTGCATCCTCAATAATTTCCAATGCATACTTTCGTTGAGTAATGAAAATTCCATTTTTAGAGGCTGAAAACTCTATACCAAGGAAGTATTTTACGGGGCCAAGATCTTTAAGATTAAATTGACTGTGCAGTAATTTTTTAGTCATATCAACACTAATAGGATCATTTCCAGTTATCAAGATGTCATCAACGTATATTAAGAGGGCAGTGAATGACTTATCTCGTTGTCTGGTAAATAAAGAGTGGTCGGCCTGAGATTGTTCGAATCCAGCAGAGCAGATGGCTTTAGAGAACTTTGCAAACCATTGGCGTGATGCTTGTTTCAGCCCGTATAGGGACTTATGGAGATGGCACACTAACTGTTCCTCCCCCTGTCGAAGTAGCCCCGGCGGCGGAGACATATAGATCTCTTCTGAAAGATCACCATGTAGAAAGGCGTTATGGACATCTAATTGATGGAGTGTCCATCCTCGTGCTGCAGCCAGAGCAAGCAAGCAGCGAACAGATACAATTTTTGCAGTGGGGGAGAAGGTGTCCTGATAATCAATTCCCTCAAGTTGGGTGAAACCCTTAGCAACCAGGCGGGCTTTTAATCTCTCCACAGAGCCATCAGACTGGTGTTTGACCTTGTAGACCCACCGGCAGCCAATCAAAGTTTTGCCCGTGGGTAATGGAGTGAGGGACCAAGTACCATTTTGTTGAAGTGCCCGTAATTCAGACTGCATAGCTGTCTGCCATTCAGGATGAGTAGCAGCTTCTGAATAAGAACGAGGTTCTGTGACCTGGCTGATTGTGGCAATAAAGGAGCGATGTAGAGGTTGATATCTGTGGTATGAAACATAAGCTGCCAGTGGATAGCGGGTGCCTTTGAGTGGACCGGGTAGGGAGGAGAATGATTGGGCGGTGTAGACATTGGAGCATACATAGTCACTGAGTTTGGCCGGGGGGCCAGCATGGCGGTTAGATCGACGAGGCGGTGTAGGTGTGGGTGGTATGTTTGTGTCTATGTCATTGGAGGGGCTTGGTGTTTGAAGTGTGTCTGATTCTAGTGAGAGAGGGGTGGGTGGTGGATGTGGGTGGTTAATCGGCAGTGTTTGATGGATTGAAGGATCGATTGGCTTTGGGCGGCGGCCGTATGTGCGGAGAGAGGTGGGGGGATGGGTTGATTGCGTGTCTGATGGGTTAATTTGGGTGGTTTGTGATGGTGGTTTTGGCAGTGGAAAGGGGATAGAAAGATTATGATCGGTGGTAATTAGTGGGATGGGACCAAGGTCATaatgttgggaaaaaaaattgggtttggCATTTACAAATGGGAAGGTATTTTCATGAAATCGCACATCACGACTAGTAAAAACTTTTTTGTtggataaatcaaataatttgtatgCTTTTTGACCGGTAGGGTAACCGATAAAAACAGAAGGAATGGAACGAGGAGCAAATTTATGAGAAGTGTGGACATTGGTAGCATAAGCTAAACATCCAAATACGCGGAGATGAGAAAAAGAAGgttgttttgaaaaaagaatttcaaaaggagTTTTGAAAGAAAGGACATGAGAAGGGAGTCGATTGATGATGTGGACAGCAGTGAGGGCACATTCACCCCAAAATTGGAGTGGGAGTTGAGCATGAAATCTCAAAGCACGAGCTACTTGTAAGATATGACGATGTTTGCGTTCCACaaccccattttgttgaggcGTGTAAACACAAGAATGTTGAAAAAGAGCTCCTTTTTCTTGAAGGAAAGGGCGAAGTGAGAGGAATTCTCCCCCATTATCAC is a genomic window of Populus alba chromosome 5, ASM523922v2, whole genome shotgun sequence containing:
- the LOC140955592 gene encoding uncharacterized protein, with the translated sequence MTLALNSKNKLGFVNGTIKAPSEEINHEEYAAWSRCNDMVHSWIINTLNPEISDSVIYYSTANEVWEDLHERFSQSNAPRIFEIQRDIACLRQEQLSISTYYTKLKGLWDELSSYNDTMQGTQQEQQKLMQFLMGLNDSYSVIRGQILLMNPLPSIRQAYSSISQEEKQRFLSSTLTGDCSGNSAAMAVQHNNSRRTGNFDARIGRPERFHHSYGSHDFRSHEKSTENNSGGRRFQHDRRRSGGGRGRPYCSHCGEAGHWIQTCYELHGYPPGHPKTRYGSGSKQFSTKNPVANHVSKEASPENGQPLIGISQEQLKQLLSLLDNKNDGPSSRANVVSKPGLSEITSRSWIIDSGATNHISSKIFSDKHNKCTLPPVLLPSGEKAKIVAKGSLPLNSVYYLHNDLVTRRMIGLGKQHNGLYYLVALATKQNMINPSSTITQPTCHLTISSTDLWHNRLGHTSPSRLHTNIPPTPTPPRRSNRHAGPPAKLSDYVCSNVYTAQSFSSLPGPLKGTRYPLAAYVSYHRYQPLHRSFIATISQVTEPRSYSEAATHPEWQTAMQSELRALQQNGTWSLTPLPTGKTLIGCRWVYKVKHQSDGSVERLKARLVAKGFTQLEGIDYQDTFSPTAKIVSVRCLLALAAARGWTLHQLDVHNAFLHGDLSEEIYMSPPPGLLRQGEEQLFSKAICSAGFEQSQADHSLFTRQRDKSFTALLIYVDDILITGNDPISVDMTKKLLHSQFNLKDLGPVKYFLGIEFSASKNGIFITQRKYALEIIEDAGLLGATPVDTPMERGLKLSDKSCPLTRRSTTGYCVFLGPSLISWRSKRQKTVSLSSAEAEYRAMTGACCELTWLRCLLRDLGLLHHEPALLYCDNKVALHIAANPVFHERTRHIEMDCHYIRDKVQDGSVITRHVNSEHQLADIFTKPLGKENFVPMVYKLGVQDIHSPT
- the LOC118044888 gene encoding disease resistance protein RPM1; translation: MAESAVSLVVNKLLPLLTQEVKLLKGVHDELVDVKDELEVIRAFLKDADSKAEKEGIGEGVKVLVNQIRDEAHHIEDVIDDYVLHVARHPDHRHGLLRRIASLIKSLSSRHEIASEIKDIKSALLDIKSRSQTFQFISSNQGASSSNSNAGRGLMDHPRMSSLFIEEAELVGIETPRDELISYLLSGVSQRTVIAVVGMGGVGKTTVARKVYDSHRVKEHFQYHAWITVSQSYDNRELLRSILKRFYEVKNKPFPDRIVTMEEEELIKEIREYLGQERYLVVFDDVWEISFWGNMEHALLDHDNGSRILATTRNEDVANFSRGSSLVHVYHIEPLPQKEAWELFCNKAFRFEFKGQCPNDLEGLSQDIVRRCGGLPLAIVAVSGLLATKEKSILEWKKVLSGLGGSAMVSDPYIDSVTKILSLSYGDLPYHLKSCFLYFGMFPEDFSIEHGRIIRLWVAEGFVEKKPGMTLKDVGEEYFIELVRRSLVQVDKVFHGVPSTCHVHDMVRDVILSKSEELSFCHISSSCSTFQGMARHLSISNRGSNTPKSSTKSQTRSIMVFDEAKLQKATISVILAKFKLLTTLDFENCPIDHLPKELGNLLHLRYLNLRKTKVAKLPKSIRKLHNLESLDLRYSFVEELPVKISNFPKLQHLLAEDKKTRALKIKGSIKHLKFLETLSKINVDDNVSLINDGLQVSTELKTLGIRNLKREHGRYLCTALEKMNHLRLLLVCSINPTNEVLELQSLSSPPLELRSIWLEGQLERLPNWISKIHNLAELRLSFTNLTDDSFEVLQALPNLNRLGLVCAYNGEKMHFEGGGFQKLKSLYLVGLSNLKEMLIDEGALPLLEKLQMGPCPKLKEVPSGFKYLRYLKDLSFTGMTNEFTQRLSQQESEKVSHVPIIRHDGAYDPTDEGSYEAWVERYFRRVGIKMT
- the LOC118044900 gene encoding uncharacterized protein; amino-acid sequence: MQLFMDPLLLLHPLIYTPMFPFKFTLPLEEDIEVILYHILGTVNSFFSRNEHMRQTKTPEMKQEEFKAVVSNAARPFLTAKTDRFVIELELFLASGLNIEAYDEVYLQQMGWNTPKTTEAAGESIEHNPVVPYLYIFDADSEND